A region of Lacinutrix sp. Hel_I_90 DNA encodes the following proteins:
- a CDS encoding DUF2147 domain-containing protein, with product MVNRLILSVVLLLSSNAFSQDIFGKWKTIDDKTGEAKSIVKIYKHDGKVFGKIVAIFDASKRDLPCIHCEGEDYNKPILGLNIIKNMEKEGDYYRNGTVVNPEDGKVYRLRLALEEDNLDVLQVRGYFAFFYQTQYWKRVAE from the coding sequence ATGGTGAATAGATTAATTTTAAGTGTAGTTTTATTATTATCAAGTAATGCATTTTCTCAAGATATCTTTGGTAAATGGAAAACCATAGACGATAAAACCGGTGAGGCGAAATCTATAGTTAAGATTTATAAGCATGATGGTAAAGTTTTTGGGAAAATTGTAGCAATTTTTGATGCTTCTAAACGAGATTTACCTTGTATACATTGTGAAGGGGAAGATTATAACAAGCCTATTTTAGGTTTGAATATCATTAAAAACATGGAGAAAGAGGGGGATTATTATAGAAATGGCACCGTAGTGAATCCTGAAGATGGCAAAGTGTACAGGTTGCGTTTAGCTTTAGAAGAAGACAATTTAGATGTTCTACAAGTACGTGGTTATTTCGCTTTCTTTTATCAAACCCAGTATTGGAAAAGGGTCGCAGAATAA
- the priA gene encoding primosomal protein N' has protein sequence MNHFIDVILPIPLEKRFTYSITQAESEFLKVGMRVSVPFGKTKIYTGLVGKIHTEAPSIYDAKEIHQILDDSPIVTATQLALWNWIATYYMCTVGEVMRAALPNAFILESETLISRNLTKTIDDADLKDDEFLVFEALQHQSSLKIQDISNILDKKNVLPVIKRLIEKEVILLQEEIYEKYKPKYVRYVKLHREYASQSGLQELLEDLSRAEKQRQVVLTLFSISAKTKKPVKVKELIEQSGSSSAIVKALIDKNILEEYHVQTDRVQYDGEENEDSKQLNDFQIVALQEIKETFKSQNVTLLHGITSSGKTEVYVKLIEDMLSMGKQVLYLLPEIALTTQLVTRLQNYFGEQVAVFHSKYSAHERVEVYNHVLNDSPKARIILGARSSIFLPFHELGLIIVDEEHEQSFKQFDPAPRYHARDTAIVLANLHQAKTVLGSATPSLESYYNAKENKYGFVEINKRYNNVQLPEIELVDLVEKQKKKLMKGHFSDRLVSEIKEALQEGHQVILFQNRRGYSPIVECNTCGHSPQCPNCDVSLTYHQYRSQLRCHYCGYTIAMLQKCMACGTAGLDTKGFGTEQIEAEAKILFPEHKIGRMDLDTTRGKYGYEKIITALEQQEIDILVGTQMLTKGLDFRNVKLVGIMNADNMLNFPDFRAHERSFQLMLQVSGRAGRTEKRGKVLIQTYNPYHKIVQQVSTNDYKGMFEEQLQERYNFKYPPFYRLIKITFKHKDYNKVELASDWFAKSLRQVFKANILGPEYPPISRIRNQYHKNVLIKIPQAQSLGKTKAAIKKINSSFEAVKDFRAVRVIINVDNY, from the coding sequence TTGAATCATTTTATAGACGTCATATTACCCATTCCACTAGAAAAACGTTTCACTTATAGTATTACGCAAGCGGAGTCTGAATTTCTTAAAGTCGGTATGCGCGTGTCTGTCCCATTTGGAAAAACAAAAATTTACACGGGATTAGTCGGAAAAATTCATACTGAAGCGCCTTCCATTTATGATGCCAAAGAAATCCATCAAATTCTAGATGACAGCCCTATTGTTACAGCAACACAGTTAGCACTCTGGAACTGGATTGCTACATATTATATGTGTACCGTAGGCGAAGTTATGCGCGCTGCATTACCCAATGCTTTTATTTTAGAAAGTGAAACACTCATTAGTCGCAATCTGACTAAAACTATTGATGATGCCGATTTAAAAGACGATGAGTTTTTGGTTTTTGAGGCATTGCAACACCAGTCTTCTCTTAAAATTCAGGATATTTCGAATATTCTGGATAAAAAAAATGTACTTCCCGTAATTAAGCGACTCATAGAAAAAGAAGTTATTCTATTACAAGAAGAAATTTACGAAAAATATAAGCCTAAATATGTACGCTACGTTAAACTGCATAGGGAATATGCTTCACAATCGGGATTACAAGAGTTATTAGAAGATTTAAGCAGAGCTGAAAAGCAACGCCAGGTCGTTTTGACGCTATTTAGTATTTCAGCTAAAACAAAAAAACCGGTAAAAGTTAAAGAGCTTATTGAACAGAGTGGAAGTTCTTCGGCCATAGTTAAAGCTTTAATAGATAAAAATATTCTTGAAGAGTATCATGTTCAGACAGATCGTGTGCAATATGATGGCGAAGAGAATGAAGATTCAAAACAATTAAATGACTTTCAAATTGTAGCACTTCAAGAAATAAAAGAAACTTTTAAGTCGCAAAACGTTACCTTATTGCACGGGATTACTTCTTCTGGAAAAACCGAGGTTTATGTTAAACTGATTGAAGACATGCTTTCTATGGGAAAACAAGTCCTGTATTTGCTTCCAGAAATAGCTTTAACAACACAATTGGTTACCAGATTGCAAAACTATTTTGGAGAGCAAGTGGCGGTGTTTCATAGTAAATACTCGGCGCATGAGCGTGTTGAGGTCTATAACCATGTGCTTAATGATTCTCCGAAAGCCAGGATAATACTAGGCGCTCGTTCCTCAATATTTTTACCTTTCCATGAGTTAGGATTAATTATTGTAGACGAAGAACACGAGCAGTCTTTTAAACAATTTGATCCTGCACCGCGCTATCACGCACGAGATACAGCTATTGTTTTAGCAAATTTACATCAGGCAAAAACGGTATTAGGAAGTGCTACACCAAGTTTAGAATCTTATTACAATGCTAAGGAGAATAAATATGGTTTTGTTGAAATAAACAAGCGTTACAACAATGTGCAACTACCAGAAATTGAATTGGTAGACTTGGTAGAAAAGCAGAAGAAAAAGCTTATGAAAGGTCATTTTAGTGACCGGTTGGTTAGCGAAATTAAGGAAGCCTTACAAGAGGGGCATCAGGTTATTTTATTTCAAAACCGCCGTGGGTATTCGCCAATTGTAGAGTGTAATACCTGTGGTCATTCGCCACAATGTCCTAATTGTGATGTGAGTTTAACGTATCACCAATACCGCAGTCAATTAAGGTGTCATTATTGTGGCTATACTATTGCGATGCTTCAAAAATGTATGGCTTGTGGTACTGCTGGTTTAGATACTAAAGGCTTTGGCACAGAGCAAATAGAAGCTGAAGCGAAAATCTTATTTCCAGAGCATAAGATAGGACGTATGGATCTAGATACGACACGCGGTAAATATGGCTATGAAAAAATCATTACCGCTTTAGAACAACAGGAAATTGATATTTTGGTGGGTACGCAAATGTTAACTAAAGGCTTAGATTTTAGAAATGTGAAGTTGGTTGGCATTATGAATGCAGATAATATGCTTAATTTTCCTGATTTTAGAGCACACGAGCGAAGTTTTCAACTCATGTTACAAGTGTCGGGCCGTGCTGGAAGAACCGAGAAGCGCGGTAAAGTACTCATTCAAACCTATAACCCGTATCATAAAATAGTGCAACAGGTGTCTACAAATGACTACAAAGGAATGTTTGAAGAGCAATTGCAAGAACGCTATAATTTTAAATATCCGCCATTTTATCGTTTAATTAAAATTACGTTTAAACACAAAGACTATAATAAAGTAGAATTGGCCAGCGATTGGTTTGCCAAGTCGTTGCGGCAAGTATTTAAAGCCAATATTCTTGGACCAGAATACCCACCTATTTCAAGAATTCGAAATCAATACCATAAAAATGTGTTGATAAAAATTCCGCAAGCACAATCCTTAGGGAAAACAAAAGCGGCAATAAAGAAAATTAACAGCAGTTTTGAGGCTGTAAAAGATTTTAGAGCGGTGCGTGTGATTATTAATGTTGATAACTATTAG
- a CDS encoding LytTR family DNA-binding domain-containing protein — MTLNCVVVDDSAIQRLSIVKLIENNNSLNLIAEYSSALETKNGLNTHKVDLIFLDIEMPVLNGFELLDVLNNKPQIIFVTGKTEYAFKAFNYDATDYLQKPITRDRFNQAVEKALEQHKLKLDFNETEGEHIFVKSNLKKRKVYVKDIKWIEALGDYVKLVTEDTSLVVLSTMKAFESELPEGKFLRIHKSYIVNLDKVDRFNSKNVEVGAYEIPLSRNKKTLLVDALNNI, encoded by the coding sequence ACAATAACTCTTTAAATTTAATTGCTGAATACAGCAGTGCTCTAGAAACAAAGAACGGCTTAAACACACATAAGGTTGACCTTATCTTTTTAGATATTGAGATGCCCGTACTTAATGGTTTTGAACTATTGGACGTCCTTAATAATAAGCCTCAGATTATTTTTGTTACTGGCAAAACAGAATATGCGTTTAAAGCTTTTAACTATGATGCAACAGATTACCTACAAAAACCAATTACTCGCGATCGCTTTAATCAAGCCGTAGAGAAAGCACTAGAACAGCACAAATTAAAACTTGACTTTAATGAAACTGAAGGCGAACATATTTTCGTAAAAAGCAACCTAAAGAAACGTAAAGTTTACGTTAAAGATATTAAATGGATTGAAGCACTTGGTGACTACGTAAAGTTAGTAACCGAAGACACATCTTTAGTAGTTTTATCTACTATGAAAGCTTTTGAAAGCGAATTACCCGAAGGTAAGTTTTTAAGAATACATAAATCTTACATTGTGAATTTAGATAAAGTAGATCGTTTTAACAGTAAAAATGTTGAAGTTGGCGCTTATGAAATTCCGTTAAGCAGAAATAAGAAGACCTTATTGGTAGATGCTTTAAATAATATTTAA